One Triticum dicoccoides isolate Atlit2015 ecotype Zavitan chromosome 5B, WEW_v2.0, whole genome shotgun sequence genomic window carries:
- the LOC119305726 gene encoding putative cyclin-dependent kinase F-2, which produces MHGYPVLDRNRKSDRSSFVFSSGYESERVDAPVTVSPKPRRPQRVDLVESEHVSLTLSIPTSIYTTATMRSSPRFLFGRAASSIDPTSSSPSSPMAIKRVFPGDHPDFKVDTSGGAPRLTFCKRARYWSSTDYQETRALGEGGFGGVVEARHLTRGWTVAVKKPLPCAHEGAGIACGCADARTLREAAFLAACHRHRAIVELRALSLDPFARKLSVVMECVGPSLHDVLHEHRRGRPFPEGDVRCIMEQLLGAAKHMHGLRIIHRDIKPGNILVGADGISTVKICDLGLAVSMAEPAPYGQLGTRRYMAPEMLLGKTDYDATVDMWSLGCVMAELLSGKPLFDGDDDAQQLLAIFRVLGVPLFTIWPAYESLPLAGKLVTPPHVISRNKLREHFPEDRLSKEGFEVLKGLLSCNIDKRLSATTALRRPWFANAVDASA; this is translated from the coding sequence ATGCACGGATATCCCGTTTTAGATCGAAATCGGAAAAGTGACCGCAGTTCCTTTGTGTTTTCCTCCGGCTACGAATCCGAACGCGTAGATGCTCCCGTTACAGTCTCGCCCAAGCCACGCAGGCCGCAGCGCGTTGACCTCGTTGAATCCGAGCACGTCTCGCTGACGCTGAGCATCCCAACCTCAATATATACCACCGCCACCATGCGATCCTCTCCTCGTTTCCTTTTCGGCCGCGCAGCTTCTTCCATCGACCcgacctcctcctcaccctcctccccgATGGCCATCAAGCGCGTCTTCCCCGGCGACCACCCCGACTTCAAGGTGGACACCAGCGGCGGCGCCCCGAGGCTCACCTTCTGCAAGAGGGCGCGCTACTGGAGCTCCACCGACTACCAGGAGACGCGCGCGCTCGGCGAGGGCGGCTTCGGCGGCGTCGTGGAGGCGCGCCACCTCACACGTGGCTGGACCGTTGCCGTCAAGAAGCCGCTCCCCTGCGCCCACGAGGGCGCCGGCATCGCCTGCGGCTGCGCCGACGCCCGCACGCTGCGCGAGGCGGCGTTCCTCGCCGCGTGCCACCGCCACCGCGCCATCGTCGAGCTCCGGGCGCTCTCGCTCGACCCcttcgccaggaagctctccgtCGTCATGGAGTGCGTCGGGCCCAGCCTGCATGACGTCCTCCACGAGCACCGCCGCGGCCGGCCGTTCCCCGAGGGCGACGTCCGCTGCATCATGGAGCAGCTCCTCGGCGCCGCCAAGCACATGCACGGGCTCCGCATCATCCACCGCGACATCAAGCCGGGGAACATCCTCGTCGGCGCAGACGGCATCAGCACCGTCAAGATCTGCGACCTAGGGCTCGCGGTGTCCATGGCAGAGCCCGCGCCGTACGGCCAACTCGGCACACGCCGATACATGGCACCGGAGATGCTCCTCGGCAAGACCGACTACGACGCCACGGTTGACATGTGGTCCCTCGGCTGCGTCATGGCCGAGCTCCTCTCCGGGAAGCCGCTCTTCGACGGGGACGACGACGCCCAACAGCTCCTCGCCATCTTCCGCGTTCTCGGCGTGCCATTGTTCACGATCTGGCCAGCCTACGAGTCATTGCCGCTCGCCGGGAAGCTGGTGACGCCGCCGCATGTCATTTCCCGCAACAAGCTCCGTGAGCACTTTCCCGAGGACCGCCTCTCCAAAGAAGGTTTCGAAGTCCTCAAGGGGCTCCTCTCGTGCAACATCGACAAGAGGTTGTCGGCCACCACCGCGCTCAGGCGGCCATGGTTCGCCAACGCCGTCGATGCTTCAGCCTGA